One Herpetosiphonaceae bacterium genomic region harbors:
- a CDS encoding GNAT family N-acetyltransferase, with protein MVIVQTERLFLRHVHILDHEPMYRIFGDAEVMRFGDGVQTKDAVQRWLMTCLEQYYRQWGFGPYAVVKRSSREVIGYCGLFFFPDVGCQPELELGYRLARAHWGYGYATEAALAVRDFAFQTLCVKRLISMIDPHNVASIRVAKKLGMQYEREVMFDGYTHPDHVYAIHGVSI; from the coding sequence ATGGTGATTGTGCAGACGGAACGGCTGTTCCTACGGCACGTCCACATCCTCGACCACGAGCCGATGTATCGCATCTTCGGCGATGCTGAGGTGATGCGGTTTGGTGACGGCGTGCAGACGAAAGACGCGGTCCAGCGGTGGCTCATGACCTGTCTTGAGCAGTACTATCGGCAATGGGGCTTTGGCCCCTACGCGGTGGTGAAACGGAGCAGCCGAGAGGTCATTGGCTACTGCGGCTTATTCTTCTTTCCCGATGTCGGCTGCCAACCTGAGCTTGAGCTTGGCTATCGCCTCGCGCGGGCGCACTGGGGCTATGGCTATGCCACCGAGGCGGCTCTGGCCGTGCGCGATTTTGCCTTCCAAACGCTGTGCGTGAAGCGCCTGATCTCGATGATCGACCCCCACAACGTCGCATCGATTCGCGTGGCGAAGAAACTTGGCATGCAGTACGAGCGGGAGGTCATGTTCGATGGCTACACGCACCCGGACCACGTCTATGCCATACATGGGGTTAGCATCTGA
- a CDS encoding TIM barrel protein produces the protein MIRIANAPCSWGALEFDLTTPAPGYAQVLDEIAATGYTGTELGDWGFMPSDPAQLCAELAARNLALIAAFVPVALANPTAHADGEAVAVRTARLLAAVGEEPLLVLADENGSVPERTLHAGRIRPEHGLSDDQWDVFASGATRIAQAVRDATGLRTVFHHHCAGYVETPDEIKALMQRTDPALLGLCLDTGHLVYGGGDPLAALERYGDRIWHVHFKDCDPQIAAQARQAGWDYFEAVRRGIFSELGRGSVDFPAVSRTLSARGYRGWIVVEQDVLPGMGTPRESARRNRDYLRSIGL, from the coding sequence ATGATCCGAATCGCGAACGCGCCCTGCTCCTGGGGGGCGCTAGAGTTTGATCTGACGACGCCCGCGCCCGGCTACGCCCAAGTGCTCGACGAGATCGCCGCCACGGGCTACACCGGCACTGAGCTGGGCGACTGGGGCTTTATGCCGAGCGATCCCGCGCAGTTATGCGCAGAGCTGGCTGCGCGAAACCTCGCGCTGATCGCGGCCTTCGTGCCGGTCGCACTGGCGAATCCCACGGCCCACGCCGACGGCGAGGCGGTCGCCGTGCGCACCGCGCGGCTCCTGGCGGCGGTCGGTGAGGAGCCGCTGCTGGTGCTGGCCGACGAGAACGGCAGCGTGCCGGAGCGCACGCTGCACGCCGGACGCATCCGCCCAGAGCATGGCCTGAGCGACGATCAGTGGGATGTTTTCGCCAGTGGAGCCACGCGCATCGCGCAGGCGGTGCGTGACGCGACCGGGCTGCGCACGGTGTTTCATCATCACTGCGCGGGCTACGTCGAGACGCCCGACGAGATCAAGGCGCTGATGCAGCGCACCGATCCCGCATTGCTTGGCCTGTGCCTCGACACGGGGCATCTGGTCTATGGCGGCGGCGATCCGCTGGCGGCGCTGGAGCGCTACGGCGATCGGATCTGGCACGTCCACTTCAAGGATTGCGATCCGCAGATCGCGGCTCAGGCGCGGCAGGCGGGCTGGGACTACTTCGAGGCCGTGCGGCGCGGCATCTTCTCGGAGCTGGGTCGCGGCAGCGTGGACTTTCCCGCCGTCTCGCGTACACTGAGCGCGCGCGGCTATCGCGGCTGGATCGTCGTCGAGCAGGATGTATTGCCGGGCATGGGCACGCCCAGGGAGAGCGCCCGGCGCAACCGTGACTATTTACGTTCGATTGGACTGTAA
- a CDS encoding NADP-dependent succinic semialdehyde dehydrogenase, with product MPIATINPATGETLKRFEPLTDEQIDAKIAHAVETFRSYRRTSFGERAANMLRAAEILEDEKEQWGRLMTTEMGKTLQSAIAEAEKCAWACRYYADHAEQMLADEVIQTNATCSYIRYQPLGPILAVMPWNFPFWQVFRFAAPALMGGNVGLLKHASNVPECALAIEEILRRAGFPEGAFQTLLIGSDKVRQVLEDERVRAATLTGSEPAGSQVASRAGKLIKKTVLELGGSDPFIVMPSADLDAAVQTAVKARTINNGQSCIAAKRFIVAEPIADEFERRFVAGMAALKVGDPFDPATDVGPLATPDILDDIDQQVQQSIREGARCLTGGQRLDRPGNYYAPTVLTDIPHHSPAYCEEIFGPVALLFRTRDIDEAIRLANDTPFGLGSSAWTTDEDERERFIEEIEAGQVFINGMVASDPRLPFGGVKHSGYGRELGVYGIREFVNVKTVWVKDEGGGRRSETE from the coding sequence ATGCCGATTGCCACGATTAATCCAGCCACGGGCGAGACGCTCAAACGATTCGAGCCGCTGACCGACGAGCAGATCGACGCAAAGATCGCGCACGCCGTCGAGACGTTTCGCAGCTACCGACGCACCTCGTTCGGGGAGCGCGCCGCGAACATGCTGCGCGCCGCGGAGATTCTGGAGGACGAGAAGGAGCAGTGGGGTCGGCTGATGACGACCGAGATGGGCAAGACGCTTCAGTCGGCGATTGCCGAGGCCGAGAAGTGCGCCTGGGCCTGTCGCTACTACGCCGATCACGCCGAGCAGATGCTCGCCGACGAGGTGATCCAGACTAACGCGACCTGTAGCTACATCCGCTACCAGCCGCTCGGCCCGATCCTGGCGGTGATGCCCTGGAATTTTCCGTTCTGGCAGGTCTTCCGCTTCGCCGCGCCCGCGCTGATGGGTGGAAACGTCGGCCTGCTCAAGCACGCCTCGAACGTGCCGGAGTGCGCGCTGGCGATCGAGGAGATCTTGCGGCGGGCCGGATTCCCCGAAGGCGCGTTTCAAACGCTGCTGATCGGCTCCGACAAGGTGCGCCAGGTGCTCGAAGACGAGCGGGTGCGGGCCGCGACGCTGACGGGCAGCGAGCCTGCCGGCAGCCAGGTGGCGAGCCGCGCCGGGAAGCTGATCAAGAAGACCGTCCTGGAGCTGGGCGGCAGCGATCCGTTCATCGTCATGCCCAGCGCCGACCTCGACGCGGCGGTGCAGACCGCCGTCAAGGCGCGCACGATCAACAACGGCCAGTCGTGTATCGCCGCCAAGCGCTTTATCGTCGCCGAGCCGATCGCGGATGAGTTCGAGCGGCGGTTTGTGGCGGGCATGGCGGCGCTCAAGGTGGGCGATCCATTCGACCCGGCGACCGATGTCGGGCCGCTAGCGACGCCGGACATTCTTGACGATATCGATCAGCAGGTGCAGCAATCGATCCGCGAGGGCGCGCGCTGTCTGACCGGCGGGCAGCGCCTCGATCGGCCCGGCAACTACTACGCGCCTACGGTGCTGACCGATATTCCCCATCATTCGCCCGCCTACTGTGAGGAGATCTTCGGCCCCGTGGCGCTGCTGTTCCGCACGCGCGACATCGACGAGGCGATTCGGCTGGCAAACGACACGCCCTTTGGCCTGGGCAGCAGCGCGTGGACCACCGACGAGGACGAGCGGGAGCGCTTCATCGAGGAGATCGAGGCCGGGCAGGTCTTCATCAACGGCATGGTCGCCTCCGATCCACGGCTGCCGTTTGGCGGCGTCAAACACTCCGGCTATGGTCGCGAGCTGGGCGTGTACGGCATCCGCGAGTTCGTCAACGTCAAGACCGTCTGGGTCAAAGATGAGGGCGGAGGCAGACGCAGCGAGACGGAGTAG
- a CDS encoding CoA-acylating methylmalonate-semialdehyde dehydrogenase, which translates to MIQDGMLLNYIGGAWRRAQASEFLDVRNPATAETIVRVPLSTREDVDAAAQVAQAAFVEWRRTPPTERIQYLFRLKQLLEDRFDEIARLTTQECGKTLAESQGELRRGIENVEVATGIPTLMMGSNVEDIARGIDELMIRQPVGVVAAITPFNFPGMIPLWFLPYAIACGNTFILKPSEKTPATMGLIFELIDQLGLPPGVINLVNGAKETVDAILDHPAIRAISFVGSSAVAKYVYSRATANGKRAQCQGGAKNPILVLPDADMEMTTSIVADSAFGCAGQRCLAASVAITVGEARTIFARQIADAATSRNVGYGLDTGVEMGPVISSASKERIEHLIESGARAGAEVLVDGRSASIAGYERGSFLRPTILQNVDPRSELARTEIFGPVLSLLHAATIDEAIELVNGSAYGNMACLFTSSGAAARKFRYEAQVGNIGINVGVAAPMAFFPFSGWKESFFGDLHAQGRDAIDFYTEKKIVVERWPREWSRKF; encoded by the coding sequence ATGATACAGGATGGTATGCTCCTTAACTACATCGGCGGCGCGTGGCGGCGAGCGCAGGCGAGCGAGTTTCTCGACGTGCGCAACCCGGCGACCGCCGAGACGATCGTGCGGGTGCCGCTCTCGACGCGCGAGGACGTGGATGCTGCCGCGCAGGTGGCGCAGGCCGCGTTCGTCGAGTGGCGTCGCACGCCGCCGACCGAGCGGATTCAATATTTGTTCAGGCTGAAGCAGTTGCTCGAAGATCGCTTCGACGAGATCGCGCGGCTGACCACGCAGGAGTGCGGCAAGACGCTGGCCGAGTCGCAGGGCGAGCTGCGGCGCGGCATCGAGAACGTCGAGGTCGCGACGGGCATTCCAACGCTGATGATGGGCAGCAACGTCGAGGACATCGCCAGGGGCATCGACGAGCTGATGATTCGCCAGCCCGTCGGCGTGGTCGCGGCGATCACGCCTTTCAACTTTCCGGGGATGATCCCGCTGTGGTTTTTGCCCTACGCCATCGCCTGCGGCAACACCTTCATCCTCAAGCCCTCCGAGAAAACGCCCGCGACGATGGGCCTGATCTTCGAGCTGATCGATCAGCTTGGCCTGCCGCCGGGCGTGATCAATCTGGTCAACGGCGCGAAAGAAACTGTCGACGCGATCCTCGATCATCCCGCGATCCGCGCGATCTCGTTCGTCGGCTCGTCGGCGGTGGCGAAGTACGTCTATAGCCGGGCCACGGCCAACGGCAAGCGGGCGCAGTGTCAGGGCGGCGCGAAAAACCCGATCCTGGTGCTGCCCGATGCCGACATGGAGATGACGACCAGCATCGTCGCCGACTCGGCCTTTGGCTGCGCTGGGCAGCGCTGTCTGGCGGCGTCGGTGGCGATCACCGTGGGCGAGGCCCGCACGATCTTTGCGCGGCAGATCGCCGACGCCGCGACCTCGCGCAACGTCGGCTACGGGCTGGATACCGGCGTCGAGATGGGGCCGGTGATCTCATCCGCCAGCAAAGAGCGCATCGAGCACCTGATCGAGAGCGGCGCGCGCGCGGGCGCTGAGGTGCTGGTCGACGGGCGCAGCGCGTCGATCGCGGGCTACGAGCGCGGTAGCTTCCTCCGCCCGACGATCTTGCAGAACGTCGATCCGCGCAGCGAGCTGGCGCGCACCGAGATCTTCGGGCCGGTGCTCAGCCTGCTGCACGCCGCGACAATCGACGAGGCGATCGAGCTAGTCAACGGGAGCGCCTACGGCAACATGGCCTGCCTCTTCACCAGCAGCGGCGCTGCGGCGCGCAAGTTCCGCTACGAGGCGCAGGTCGGCAACATCGGGATCAACGTCGGCGTGGCCGCGCCGATGGCCTTCTTCCCGTTCTCCGGCTGGAAAGAGAGCTTTTTCGGCGATCTCCACGCGCAGGGCCGCGACGCGATCGACTTTTACACCGAGAAAAAGATCGTGGTCGAGCGCTGGCCGAGGGAGTGGTCGCGCAAGTTCTAG
- a CDS encoding MATE family efflux transporter, giving the protein MRLDELATKEQAEGNVPIRPQQSLRRRVLGLAAPVIGENLLQTLLGVVDTILVAGLGAAALAGVGSALQIIFVLIAALSALSVGASVLVAQAYGAGDLAAASRYAQQSLLWSVIVSIPLALLGFVLSGPIVGLLGVEPDVARIAVQYLHVTIGTIVTIMVLLIGGGVLRGAGDSRTPMLITAFANILNVALAYALIYGHVGLPALGAVGSAWATFLSRLVGAVILVWVLLRGRNGVRVGRGLSWRPQYGVARDVLRIGLPAALEEVLVITAFATLTPIVAGLGTVALAAHRVIINVLSLSFLPGIGFGLAATALVGQSIGARRPEDARAITSIALRWAMIWMGVLGVIFVLFAPQLMRLFTNDQAMVAMGAAGIRVVALAQPFWAGTFVFAGALRGTGNTRLPLFITSVAVWSVVGLGYLAIELIQPSLLALWAAFLVVGPFEVGCFWLAWRWWRRL; this is encoded by the coding sequence ATGCGATTGGATGAGCTGGCGACGAAGGAACAGGCTGAGGGGAACGTGCCGATCAGGCCGCAGCAAAGCCTGCGGCGACGAGTGCTTGGCCTGGCAGCGCCGGTGATCGGCGAGAACCTGCTCCAGACGCTGCTCGGCGTGGTCGATACGATTCTGGTCGCCGGGCTGGGCGCGGCGGCGCTGGCCGGTGTCGGCTCCGCGCTCCAGATCATCTTTGTGCTGATCGCGGCGCTCAGCGCGCTCTCGGTGGGCGCGTCGGTGCTGGTCGCGCAGGCGTACGGCGCGGGCGACCTTGCGGCGGCCAGCCGGTATGCGCAACAGTCGTTGCTGTGGAGCGTGATCGTGTCGATCCCGCTGGCGCTGCTTGGCTTCGTGCTCAGCGGGCCGATCGTCGGGCTGCTTGGGGTGGAGCCCGACGTGGCGCGGATCGCCGTTCAATATCTGCATGTCACGATCGGCACGATCGTCACGATCATGGTGCTGCTGATCGGCGGCGGCGTGCTGCGCGGCGCGGGCGATAGTCGCACGCCGATGCTGATCACGGCCTTCGCCAACATCCTCAACGTCGCGCTGGCCTATGCGCTGATCTACGGCCACGTTGGCCTGCCCGCGCTGGGAGCGGTTGGCAGCGCATGGGCTACCTTCCTGTCGCGGCTGGTCGGCGCAGTGATTCTGGTCTGGGTGCTGCTGCGCGGGCGCAACGGCGTGCGCGTCGGGCGGGGACTCTCGTGGCGGCCACAGTACGGCGTGGCGCGCGACGTGCTGCGAATCGGGCTGCCTGCGGCGCTGGAAGAGGTGCTGGTGATCACGGCCTTCGCCACGCTCACGCCGATCGTCGCGGGGCTGGGCACGGTGGCGCTGGCGGCGCATCGGGTGATCATCAACGTGCTCTCGCTCTCGTTCTTGCCCGGCATCGGCTTTGGCCTGGCGGCGACGGCGCTGGTCGGGCAGAGCATCGGCGCGCGCAGGCCGGAGGATGCCCGCGCGATCACCTCGATCGCGCTGCGCTGGGCGATGATCTGGATGGGCGTTCTTGGCGTGATCTTTGTGCTCTTCGCGCCGCAGTTGATGCGCCTCTTCACCAACGATCAGGCGATGGTCGCGATGGGCGCTGCCGGCATTCGAGTCGTCGCGCTGGCGCAGCCGTTCTGGGCCGGGACCTTCGTCTTCGCGGGCGCGCTGCGCGGCACCGGCAATACGCGGCTGCCGCTGTTCATCACCAGCGTCGCGGTGTGGTCGGTGGTTGGCCTGGGCTACCTGGCGATCGAGCTGATCCAGCCAAGCCTCCTGGCGCTCTGGGCGGCCTTCCTGGTGGTGGGGCCGTTCGAGGTCGGCTGCTTCTGGCTGGCCTGGCGCTGGTGGCGTAGGTTGTAG
- a CDS encoding PfkB family carbohydrate kinase — QIEVLNVLGAGDAFASGLIYGYLQGWPLEQAARMGNATGAIVVTRHGCANFMPTLDEVEAFVAERGGW; from the coding sequence CAGATCGAGGTGCTGAACGTGCTCGGCGCGGGCGATGCCTTTGCCAGCGGATTGATCTATGGCTACCTTCAGGGCTGGCCGCTGGAGCAGGCGGCGCGCATGGGCAACGCCACCGGCGCGATTGTCGTCACGCGCCACGGCTGCGCCAACTTCATGCCGACGCTCGACGAGGTCGAGGCGTTTGTCGCCGAGCGCGGCGGCTGGTAA
- a CDS encoding M20/M25/M40 family metallo-hydrolase produces MSYWYQRVRDWTLQLVGFASVTNTRGETEFAQRLYDLLAELPYFKAHPDQLWLERTADDLRERYNLFALVRGGGPATVVLSGHYDVVSIDNYGPLAPWAFDPEALLPRLIADLEAHCRSESDHLALHDLKSGVYLPGRGVLDMKSGLAAGIAVLCRFSEIARERQGSLLLIATPDEEDSSHGMRSAALRLGAIAHERQLDLDAAINLDATNDRGDGSVGQAIFLGTVGKLLPLVYVVGRDTHAGVPFDGVNANLLAAEITRRIECNAALSDVVEGAAAPPPVSLKQSDLKTQYDVTTPAAAWCYYNVLTHGRAATDVLDTVMGLVREALDSALQQLQEQARRYAALAQQPIEPIRWQPLVLSFAELQARVRQQCGPEALHALDELALRLAQDPAIDLPSFNRRLIEAWWSHSGLSGPAAVVGFGSLYYPPSYVKGSTERQRRVRDAAAQQAAALSHETAVPIQLRPFFSGISDMSFLGSATSAEDVAAIASNTPAWEARLRFDYAAVSALDLPTINIGPWGRDYHQRLERVHMPYSFEVLPELIWRVAGRVLEQCALEEHLTGSKSGVS; encoded by the coding sequence ATGAGCTATTGGTATCAACGTGTGCGCGATTGGACGCTCCAACTCGTCGGGTTTGCCAGCGTCACCAATACGCGCGGCGAAACCGAGTTTGCCCAGCGGCTCTACGATCTGCTCGCCGAGCTGCCCTACTTCAAAGCCCATCCCGATCAGCTCTGGCTGGAGCGCACCGCCGACGATCTGCGCGAGCGCTACAATCTCTTCGCCCTGGTGCGCGGCGGCGGCCCCGCGACCGTTGTGCTCTCCGGCCACTACGACGTGGTCAGCATCGACAACTACGGCCCGCTCGCGCCGTGGGCATTCGATCCCGAAGCGCTGCTGCCGCGTCTGATCGCCGACCTCGAAGCGCATTGCCGCAGCGAGTCCGATCATCTGGCGCTGCACGATCTCAAGAGCGGCGTGTACCTGCCGGGCCGGGGCGTGCTCGATATGAAAAGCGGCCTGGCCGCAGGCATCGCCGTGCTCTGCCGCTTCTCCGAGATTGCTCGCGAGCGCCAGGGCAGCCTGCTGCTCATCGCCACGCCCGACGAAGAAGACTCGTCGCACGGCATGCGCTCCGCCGCGCTGCGCCTGGGAGCCATCGCTCACGAGCGGCAGCTCGATCTCGACGCCGCGATCAACCTGGACGCGACCAACGATCGCGGCGATGGCAGCGTGGGACAGGCGATCTTCCTGGGTACCGTCGGCAAGCTGCTGCCGCTGGTCTATGTCGTGGGCCGCGATACCCATGCCGGTGTGCCCTTCGACGGCGTGAACGCCAACCTGCTTGCCGCCGAGATCACTCGCCGCATCGAGTGTAACGCCGCCCTCAGCGATGTTGTGGAGGGTGCCGCAGCGCCGCCGCCGGTCAGCCTCAAGCAGAGCGATCTCAAAACACAATACGATGTCACGACGCCCGCCGCCGCCTGGTGCTACTACAACGTCCTGACGCATGGCCGCGCCGCCACCGACGTGCTCGATACAGTGATGGGGCTGGTGCGCGAGGCGCTCGACAGCGCGCTGCAACAGCTTCAGGAGCAGGCCCGCCGCTACGCCGCGCTGGCACAGCAGCCGATCGAGCCGATCCGCTGGCAGCCGCTGGTGCTGAGCTTCGCCGAGCTACAGGCGCGCGTGCGGCAGCAGTGCGGCCCGGAGGCGCTGCACGCGCTCGATGAACTCGCGCTGCGGCTGGCGCAAGATCCGGCGATCGATCTGCCGAGCTTCAACCGCCGCCTGATCGAGGCCTGGTGGTCGCACAGCGGGCTATCCGGCCCCGCCGCCGTCGTCGGCTTCGGCTCACTCTACTATCCGCCCTCCTACGTCAAAGGCAGCACCGAGCGCCAGCGCCGGGTGCGCGATGCCGCAGCGCAGCAGGCCGCAGCGCTCAGCCACGAGACAGCCGTGCCGATCCAGCTTCGCCCGTTTTTCTCCGGCATCTCCGACATGAGCTTCCTCGGTAGCGCCACCAGCGCCGAGGACGTAGCCGCAATCGCCAGCAACACACCGGCCTGGGAGGCCAGGCTGCGCTTCGACTACGCCGCCGTCAGCGCGCTCGACCTGCCGACGATCAACATCGGGCCGTGGGGCCGCGACTACCACCAGCGCCTTGAGCGGGTCCATATGCCCTACTCGTTTGAGGTGCTGCCGGAGCTGATCTGGCGCGTCGCTGGGCGCGTGCTTGAGCAATGTGCCCTGGAGGAACACCTGACCGGCTCGAAGTCAGGAGTATCGTGA
- a CDS encoding alcohol dehydrogenase catalytic domain-containing protein, with amino-acid sequence MSNQTMLAAVFARPGVLELQQRPIPRIVNPDDVLIEVEGCGICGTDLHILEEPPGHPGTPGVIMGHEYIGRVLEVGPGVHFRRPGERVALAPNLNCGLCRFCRIGRPNHCENFSTLGIFRDGGLARYSVAPERACYPIADHVPFEDAVWTEVLSCVVNSVDNVKALPGQTAVVIGGGPVGALHALLFLAAGARVIVADVSQPRLDLLRRVGVHTTINVREADLSEAVRAETGFGAEIVVDAVGTQLGTSLDLARMGGRISLFGMNSQALPPVRQNTITRNELTIYGSYVGVNTFPRAITILEQGTIKPSCLISQVASLAEIHQALAALRDGAMMKIVIRHDLR; translated from the coding sequence ATGAGCAATCAAACCATGCTGGCTGCCGTCTTCGCCCGCCCAGGCGTCCTTGAGCTGCAACAGCGCCCGATCCCGCGCATCGTCAACCCCGACGACGTGCTGATTGAGGTCGAAGGCTGCGGCATCTGCGGCACCGATCTACATATTCTGGAAGAGCCGCCCGGTCATCCCGGCACGCCCGGCGTGATCATGGGCCACGAGTACATCGGGCGGGTACTTGAGGTCGGGCCGGGCGTCCACTTTCGCAGGCCGGGCGAGCGCGTGGCGCTCGCGCCCAATCTCAACTGCGGCCTGTGCCGCTTCTGCCGGATCGGGCGGCCCAACCACTGCGAAAACTTCTCGACGCTCGGCATCTTCCGCGACGGCGGCCTGGCGCGCTACAGCGTCGCGCCGGAGCGCGCGTGCTACCCGATCGCCGATCATGTGCCGTTTGAAGATGCCGTCTGGACCGAAGTGCTCTCGTGTGTGGTCAACAGCGTCGACAACGTTAAGGCGCTGCCCGGCCAGACGGCGGTGGTGATCGGCGGCGGGCCGGTGGGGGCGCTCCATGCGCTGCTCTTTCTCGCCGCAGGCGCGCGCGTGATCGTCGCCGATGTGTCGCAGCCGCGTCTGGACCTGCTGCGGCGAGTGGGCGTACACACGACCATCAACGTGCGCGAAGCAGATCTGAGCGAGGCCGTGCGCGCCGAAACCGGCTTCGGCGCTGAGATCGTCGTGGACGCGGTGGGCACGCAGCTAGGCACGAGCCTCGATCTGGCGCGGATGGGAGGACGGATCTCGCTCTTTGGCATGAACAGCCAGGCGCTACCGCCCGTGCGCCAGAACACGATCACCCGCAACGAGCTGACGATCTATGGATCGTACGTCGGCGTCAACACCTTTCCGCGCGCGATTACGATCCTTGAGCAGGGCACGATCAAGCCCTCATGCCTGATCTCGCAGGTCGCGTCGCTGGCGGAGATTCACCAGGCGCTCGCGGCGCTGCGCGACGGCGCGATGATGAAGATCGTGATCCGCCATGACCTGCGGTAG
- the iolD gene encoding 3D-(3,5/4)-trihydroxycyclohexane-1,2-dione acylhydrolase (decyclizing): MSNTRRLTTAQAIVAFLQQQHIARDGREQPFFAGIFGIFGHGNVAGIGQALHQAGDSFRYYQTRNEQAMVHTAAAFAKMHNRLRTFACTTSIGPGATNMLTGAAGATINRLPVLLLPGDIFASRKPAPVLQQLESPHSQDVSVNDCFRAVSRYWDRIYRPEQIITALPEAMRVLTSPADTGAVTLALPQDVQAEAFDYPAALFEPHIWTIPRPRADADLLRRAADLIRASRQPLLIAGGGVHYGEATDALRRFVEATGIAVGETQAGKGALPFDHPQNLGAIGVTGTPGANIIAREADVVIVVGSRLSDFTTASKTAFQHPAVRFIGINVAEFDAYKHAALPLAADARVTLDELTELLRGYDTGSEYRQRVATLRDEWEREVDRIYRLGHGPVISQGEVIGIVNEFSRPQDVVVCAAGSLPGDLHKLWRTRDPKGYHLEYGYSCMGYEIAGGLGVKMAAPDREVYVMVGDGSYLMMAQEIVTSIQERIKLTIVLLDNHGFSSIGGLSQSVGSAGFGTEYRYRDPVSGQLRGDVLPVDLASNAASLGAHVCRAEDAASLREALAAARASDRTTVIVIPVDREQRVGGYESWWDVPIAEISEVAAVQQARADYDEARRRERYFL, translated from the coding sequence ATGTCAAACACCAGACGCTTGACCACAGCACAGGCGATCGTCGCATTCTTGCAGCAGCAGCACATCGCCCGTGACGGACGCGAGCAGCCCTTCTTCGCGGGCATCTTCGGCATCTTCGGTCACGGCAACGTCGCGGGCATCGGCCAGGCGCTCCACCAGGCGGGCGACAGCTTCCGCTATTACCAGACGCGCAACGAGCAGGCGATGGTCCACACCGCTGCCGCCTTCGCCAAGATGCACAACCGGCTGCGGACGTTTGCCTGCACCACATCGATCGGGCCGGGCGCGACCAACATGCTCACGGGCGCGGCAGGCGCGACGATCAACCGGCTGCCGGTGCTGCTGCTGCCGGGCGACATCTTCGCCTCGCGCAAGCCCGCGCCGGTCTTGCAGCAGCTCGAATCGCCGCACTCGCAGGACGTGTCGGTCAACGATTGCTTCAGGGCCGTGTCGCGCTACTGGGATCGGATCTACCGCCCGGAGCAGATCATCACCGCGCTGCCGGAGGCGATGCGCGTGCTGACATCGCCCGCCGACACGGGCGCGGTCACGCTGGCGCTGCCGCAGGATGTTCAGGCCGAGGCGTTCGACTATCCCGCCGCGCTCTTCGAGCCGCACATCTGGACGATTCCGCGCCCACGCGCCGACGCCGATCTGCTGCGCCGCGCAGCGGATCTGATCCGCGCCAGCCGCCAGCCACTCCTGATCGCCGGAGGTGGCGTACACTACGGGGAGGCGACCGACGCGCTGCGGCGCTTCGTGGAGGCGACCGGCATCGCCGTGGGCGAGACGCAGGCGGGCAAGGGCGCGCTGCCCTTCGATCATCCGCAGAACCTCGGCGCGATCGGCGTGACGGGCACGCCCGGTGCCAACATCATCGCCCGCGAGGCCGACGTGGTGATCGTGGTCGGATCGCGGCTGTCGGATTTCACCACCGCCTCCAAGACCGCGTTTCAGCATCCCGCCGTGCGCTTCATCGGCATCAACGTCGCCGAGTTCGACGCCTACAAGCACGCCGCGCTGCCGCTGGCCGCCGATGCGCGCGTGACGCTCGACGAGCTGACGGAGCTGCTGCGCGGCTACGATACCGGCTCCGAGTACCGCCAGCGCGTCGCCACGCTGCGCGACGAGTGGGAGCGCGAGGTCGATCGGATCTACCGGCTCGGCCACGGCCCCGTGATCAGCCAGGGCGAAGTGATCGGCATCGTCAACGAGTTCTCGCGACCGCAGGACGTAGTCGTCTGCGCGGCTGGCAGCCTGCCCGGCGATCTCCATAAGCTGTGGCGCACGCGCGATCCCAAAGGCTACCACCTGGAATACGGCTACTCGTGCATGGGCTACGAGATCGCCGGTGGGCTGGGCGTGAAGATGGCCGCGCCCGACCGTGAGGTCTATGTGATGGTCGGCGACGGCTCGTACCTGATGATGGCGCAGGAGATCGTCACGTCGATCCAGGAGCGCATCAAGCTGACGATCGTACTGCTCGACAACCACGGCTTCAGCAGCATCGGCGGGCTGTCGCAATCGGTGGGTAGCGCGGGCTTCGGCACCGAGTACCGCTACCGCGATCCGGTATCCGGCCAGCTTCGCGGCGACGTGCTGCCCGTCGATCTTGCGAGCAACGCCGCCAGCCTGGGCGCGCACGTCTGCCGCGCGGAAGATGCCGCCAGCCTGCGCGAGGCTCTGGCGGCAGCCCGCGCCAGCGACCGCACCACCGTGATCGTGATCCCGGTCGATCGCGAGCAGCGTGTGGGCGGCTACGAATCGTGGTGGGACGTGCCCATCGCCGAGATCTCGGAGGTGGCAGCCGTGCAGCAGGCCCGCGCGGACTACGACGAGGCGCGTCGGCGCGAGCGGTATTTCTTGTAG